The Thermasporomyces composti region GGCCCTCGACCGTCGAGCGCAGCTTCGCCGCGTCGCGGTGAGCCAGCAGGTGCGCCAGGAACGGGTGCCCGGTCTGGGCGTAGAGCTGCTGCAGCGCCTCCGCGTCCGTGGTGTAGCCGGTCTTGGTCCGCTTGGTCTTGGGCATGCCGAGCTTGTCAAAGAGGACGACCTGCAGCTGCTTGGGCGAGCCCAGGTTGATCTCCTCGCCGATGACGCGGTAGGCGTCGTCGGCGGCCTGCTTGACCTTGCCCGCGAAGTGGGCCTCGAGCTCGGACAGGTAGTCGACGTCGACACAGATGCCGGCGCGCTCCATCCGCGCGAGCACCTCGACCAGGGGAAGCTCGACCTCTCGCAGCAGCCGATCGCAGTCTCGGTCGGCGAGCTCGGCGTCCAGGGTCGCGGCGAGGTCGATGATCGCCCGGGCCGCGACCATGGACCGGTGGGCGACGCCACCTTCCTCGTCGACGCCGTCGAGGGTGAGCTGGCCGTTGTCCGGCTCGTCCGAGCGGAGCTCCCGCTGGAGCCACCGCAGGGTCAGGTCGGACAGTTCGTAGGAGCGTTGGTCGGGTCGGACGAGGTAGGCCGACAGGGCGGTGTCGCTGGTCACGCCGCGCAGCGTCCAGCCGCGTGCGGCCATCGCCAGCATGGGCCCCTTGGAGTCGTGCATGGCCTTCTCGTAGCGCTCATCGGCGAGCCAGTCGGCCAACGCGCGCTCGTCGTCGGGCGTCAGCTCTGTCGGGTCGATCCACGCGGCGGCGTCGTCGGGCGCGGCGAGAGCCACACCGTAGACGTCCCCGGTGCCTCGGCCCCAGCTGCCCTCGACCGCGACACCGATCCGAGCGTCGCCCTTGGCGTGCTGTTCCAGCCAGCCACCGACCTCGCCGGGCGAGAGCTTCCTGCCGTCGATCTGGAAGCCGTGCTCCGCCTCCGGTTCGGGCGCCTGCAAGGTGGAGAACAGCCGGTCCCGGAGAACGCGGAACTCCAAGGCGTCGAAGACCTGGTGGACCGCGTCGCGATCCCACGGCTGGAGAGCCAGGTCGTCGGGTCGGACGGGCAGAGGCACGTCGCGGACGAGCTGGTTGATCTGGCGGTTCTGCAGGACCTGGCCGAGGTGGGCGCGCAACGACTCCCCCGCCTTACCCTTGACCTCGTCGACTCGCGCCACGAGATCGTCGAGTGAGCCGAACTGGTTGAGCCACTTGGCCGCGGTCTTCGGTCCGACGCCCGGGACGCCCGGAAGGTTGTCGCTGGTCTCCCCCACCAGCGCGGCGAGATCGGGATAGCGCTCGGGCGGGATGGCGTAGCGACGCTGCACCTCCTCCGGCGTGACTCGGGTCACCTCCGAGACACCCCGGGTGGGGTAGATCACGGTCAGCCGATCGGACACCAGCTGGAAGGTGTCGCGGTCGCCGGAGCACACCAGCACGTCGAAACCCTGCTCCACCGCCTGGTCGCCGAGCGTGGCGATGATGTCGTCGGCCTCGTACCCCTCCACCTGCAGGTAGGGAATCCGCAGCGCTTGGAGGACCTCCTTGATCAAGGACAGCTGGCTGCGAAACTCCTCCGGCGTCGAGGTGCGGTTCGCCTTGTACTCGGCGTAGGCCTCCGCCCGGAACGTCTGCCGCCCGGCGTCGAACGCGACCGCGATGTGGGTCGGCTGCTCATCCCGGATCATGTTGATGAGCATCGACGTGAAGCCGTACACGGCGTTGGTCGTCTGCCCCGTCGCGGTCGAGAAGTTCTCCGCTGGTAAGGCGAACCATGCCCGATACGCCAGGGAATGGCCGTCAAGGAGCAGAAGGCGAGGGGTCTCGTCCAACCGTCGGTTGCGGGATGCGTCGTTGGCGACCACGTAGCGACTCTAGCCGCCGGCTCCGACAGCCCGAGCGGTCCGCCCCGACCTCCGTGTCGCGTGGTGCTGGGCCGTGGAGCTCGGCCGTGGGGGTCCCGC contains the following coding sequences:
- the polA gene encoding DNA polymerase I → MVANDASRNRRLDETPRLLLLDGHSLAYRAWFALPAENFSTATGQTTNAVYGFTSMLINMIRDEQPTHIAVAFDAGRQTFRAEAYAEYKANRTSTPEEFRSQLSLIKEVLQALRIPYLQVEGYEADDIIATLGDQAVEQGFDVLVCSGDRDTFQLVSDRLTVIYPTRGVSEVTRVTPEEVQRRYAIPPERYPDLAALVGETSDNLPGVPGVGPKTAAKWLNQFGSLDDLVARVDEVKGKAGESLRAHLGQVLQNRQINQLVRDVPLPVRPDDLALQPWDRDAVHQVFDALEFRVLRDRLFSTLQAPEPEAEHGFQIDGRKLSPGEVGGWLEQHAKGDARIGVAVEGSWGRGTGDVYGVALAAPDDAAAWIDPTELTPDDERALADWLADERYEKAMHDSKGPMLAMAARGWTLRGVTSDTALSAYLVRPDQRSYELSDLTLRWLQRELRSDEPDNGQLTLDGVDEEGGVAHRSMVAARAIIDLAATLDAELADRDCDRLLREVELPLVEVLARMERAGICVDVDYLSELEAHFAGKVKQAADDAYRVIGEEINLGSPKQLQVVLFDKLGMPKTKRTKTGYTTDAEALQQLYAQTGHPFLAHLLAHRDAAKLRSTVEGLLKTVADDGRIHTTFNQTIAATGRLSSTDPNLQNIPIRTEEGRRIREAFVVGEGYDCLLTADYSQIEMRIMAHLSGDEGLIEAFHSGMDFHAATASRVFGVPAEQVTPDMRAKIKAMNYGLAYGLSAYGLSQQLRIEASEARALMDEYFERFGGVRDYLRGVVEEARKTGYTQTILGRRRYLPDLTSDNRQRREMAERMALNAPIQGSAADIIKVAMLGVDRALRESGLRSRMLLQVHDELVVEVAPGERDQVAEILRREMGGAAQLTVPLDVSIGQGRTWHEAGH